One stretch of Cryptococcus neoformans var. neoformans B-3501A chromosome 5, whole genome shotgun sequence DNA includes these proteins:
- a CDS encoding hypothetical protein (HMMPfam hit to Sec34, Sec34-like family, score: 80.5, E(): 4.4e-21) produces MSRSTTPAYQLRRPALNISSDPASSTTSRAGTPSSSNTAAKQVVSLDEWESKSPLNGEQIGSIGTVKARFGERDLPEKFKNEGSSVSTPVLGNHLYPPSSSRGPSLPSTPVPKVLSSSMIIPSPLYPKLISTPQQFLDHFTQLTLSTEHEQDSLYRDHLSEIVGLKERCNGLIELLDAGEMEVKEMEKCLAYVEERSESLRGACEDLLEEQTHLLTHTSQLAHRLTFFTFLESATRMLNNPGNDLVLNPQFLPMVKRLEECLTYLGEHRDFKDAEVYLLRYQQCMTRSMALIRLYFVGVIKNLSQEVGRRLADQSLSETATQAFIYTKFISLSATLRPLLAELEQRVASNPDELGSLLVECHTAYLTTRKNLMGQRVNAEIGRMDPDKSDLVDLARSGCSYLKQTCTDEFNLFKHFFLSGESQLYGFLESLCDYLYDHLRPRILHEPSLQVLCGVCTVLQALMVREVTDEEDDESAIFTPSSSPGSLHYPGSDDYFSSRPRMYRSGSSRNILHSRSQSIRRVSSYGSHRSRSASPTALLSPSTRAAMVKSRKRKPLARLHIEVLLRMVLQDAQTRLVFRAQALLSADVEYYVPKEGDLDYPERLKLGSQGNKLVPRQMAVSLDAEDDDEPAILELPPPEAQKSWYPSLRVTLWVLSCLHTYVDAVVFEDLAQEAVTMCRRSLSSASDMLVAKKGKNKNMDAKMFLVRHLLILKEMTTGLELGKARRQEWSGLGDFLKSLLDNASSLLGYQRVTAQSNFVPDARTDIDRALKAACEDLISLVATRATSPLRAFLDKCTAYIAKSAASSSSAKTDLSAQEFATSEKVKEVHEEFKSVCTTEVEEWKKELRMYLLDEDTVAVLIPPAYNAIVDGYRQFHDLVRAEYDFSTAAGIMRPSGVMGMLETAS; encoded by the exons ATGTCCCGCTCTACTACACCCGCTTATCAATTGCGCCGTCCGGCCCTCAACATCTCCTCGGACCCTGCCTCGTCAACCACGTCTCGCGCAGGCACACCGTCGTCTTCGAACACAGCCGCAAAGCAAGTGGTCTCGCTTGACGAGTGGGAGAGTAAATCACCCCTGAACGGCGAACAGATTGGAAGTATAGGAACTGTAAAAGCAAGGTttggggagagagatttGCCAGAGAAGTTTAAGAACGAAGGGTCGTCAGTCAGTACGCCGGTTCTTGGTAACCATCTCTatcctccatcatcatcacgaGGCCCTTCATTACCCAGTACTCCTGTTCCAAAAGTTTTATCTTCATCGATGATTATTCCCTCTCCATTATATCCTAAGTTGATCAGTACTCCTCAACAATTCCTCGACCACTTTACACAACTTACATTGTCGACCGAGCATGAACAAGATTCTCTTTACCGCGATCACTTGTCAGAGATCGTAGGGCTGAAAGAGAGATGTAACGGACTGATAGAACTCTTGGATGCCGGCGAAATGGaagtgaaagagatggaaaaatGTCTAGCGTATGTGGAAGAACGAAGTGAGAGCCTAAGAGGTGCTTGTGAGGATCTCCTCGAAGAGCAG ACCCATCTCCTCACACATACATCCCAACTGGCACATCGTTTGACGTTCTTTACCTTCCTTGAGAGTGCTACTCGTATGCTCAACAATCCCGGAAATGATCTCGTCCTTAATCCTCAATTCTTGCCAATGGTCAAGCGATTGGAAGAATGCCTCACGTATCTTGGCGAGCAC agagatttCAAAGATGCTGAGGTGTATCTTTTACGGTACCAGCAATGTATGACTAGAAGTATGGCCTTGATTAGGTTGTACTTCGTTGGTGTTATCAAGAATCTTAGCCAGGAAGTGGGACGACGTCTAGCGGATCAG TCCTTATCAGAAACAGCCACACAAGCCTTTATTTACACCAAATTCATATCTCTATCCGCTACACTTCGGCCCTTATTGGCGGAACTGGAACAGCGTGTCGCCTCAAATCCCGATGAGCTCGGGTCACTTCTCGTAGAATGTCATACGGCGTATCTAACCACAAGGAAAAACTTGATGGGTCAACGAGTTAATGCCGAAATTGGGAGGATGGATCCAGACAAGAGCGACTTGGTCGATCTG GCGAGATCGGGATGTAGCTACTTGAAGCAGACTTGCACAGATGAGTTCAACCTATTCAAACATTTCTTCCTGTCTGGTGAATCTCAGCTCTA TGGTTTCCTTGAGAGCCTCTGCGATTATCTCTACGACCACCTTCGCCCAAGAATTCTGCATGAGCCGTCTCTTCAGGTTCTTTGCGGAGTGTGCACAGTCCTCCAAGCGCTGATGGTCCGCGAGGTCaccgatgaagaagatgacgaatCAGCGATCTTTACCCCGTCATCCAGCCCAGGATCATTACATTATCCCGGTAGCGACGATTACTTCTCATCTAGACCTCGAATGTATCGATCCGGTTCTTCCCGTAACATCCTTCACTCTCGTTCACAGTCCATCCGGCGGGTATCGAGCTACGGTTCGCATCGGTCGAGATCTGCATCTCCGACTGCTCTTCTATCGCCCAGCACGCGTGCCGCAATGGTTAAGtcgagaaagaggaagccGTTAGCTCGGTTGCATATTGAAGTGCTGTTGCGCATGGTGCTGCAAGATGCACAGACGAGGCTTGTCTTCAGAGCTCAAGCGCTGCTCAGTGCAGACGTGGAGTACTATGTACCGAAGGAGGGGGATTTGGACTACCCCGAGAGGCTCAAGCTAG GTTCGCAAGGTAACAAGCTCGTTCCTAGGCAAATGGCGGTATCGTTGGATGCcgaagacgatgatgaacCAGCCATTCTTGAGTTACCTCCTCCAGAAGCTCAAAAGAGTTGGTATCCTTCTCTGAGAGTGACTCTTTGGGTCTTATCCTGTTTGCATACCTATGTTGAT GCCGTGGTTTTCGAGGATCTTGCTCAGGAAGCGGTAACCATGTGTCGTcgttctctctcttctgcttccgaTATGCTGGTAGCTAAGAAGGGTAAAAACAAGAACATGGACGCTAAAATGTTTTTGGTGAGGCATCTCTTGATCCTGAAAGAAATGACGACTGGATTGGAGTTGGGCAAAGCGAGGAGACAAGAATGGAGTGGTCTTGGAG ACTTTCTGAAGTCCTTACTTGACaatgcttcttctctcttggGCTATCAACGAGTTACCGCTCAATCCAACTTCGTCCCCGACGCTCGAACCGACATTGATCGCGCCCTCAAAGCAGCATGTGAAgatctcatctctcttgtCGCAACACGTGCAACCTCTCCTTTGCGCGCTTTTCTTGATAAATGTACGGCTTACATCGCGAAGTCGGCAGCATCGTCAAGTTCGGCCAAGACCGACTTATCGGCACAGGAATTTGCAACTTCTGaaaaggtgaaggaagtgCATGAGGAATTCAAGTCAGTTTGCACCACGGAAGTGgaggagtggaagaaggaattgAGGATGTATTTATTAGATGAAGACACCGTTGCGGTGTTAATCCCTCCAGCCTAT AACGCGATTGTTGATGGCTATCGACAATTCCACGACCTTGTCAGAGCCGAGTATGACTTTAGCACTGCGGCAGGGATTATGAGACCGTCAGGAGTGATGGGTATGCTTGAAACGGCTTCGTAG
- a CDS encoding hypothetical protein (HMMPfam hit to DUF21, Domain of unknown function DUF21, score: 141.0, E(): 2.5e-39), with translation MPPLVRRSTTSSIPTLLSLTKLVQLVPRSAQQWSSFGAATPPIEPEDPPDSPKFWWKLGLSVVLVLAGGVFAGLTLALMGSDDLNLRVLSTSSCNPKERKAANKVLRLLARGRHWVLVVLLLGNVIVNESLPIFLDDVLGGGLSAIIVSTTMIVIFGEIIPQAICVRYGLSIGGVCAPVVWALMILFAPIAWPIAKLLDRILGKDEGHTYKKAELKSFLQFHREGEEPLRDDEIVILNSVLSLNDKHAKEIMTPIEDCLILPSNKILNHDTIDEILLSGFSRIPIHEPGQKDNFIGMLLVKKLISYNPDDEWPVSKFPLLPLPEAKPEINCFQALDYFQTGRAHLILISDTPGQRGGALGIVSLEDLIEEIIGEEIVDETDRYQDNHSKKAVKRSGTAAVMRGIIERRRVLNAFSRAPSRSDPQTPVGLSGPDGKGANSTNGILVQVSEGSLIAETVDLSNDGATAAADPSRRLVISAAEPMSPIQEISTSPEIMYEAIQNGNRENGVQEESKDVKDAKRSALDQEAKNGSNLESEAYPDHEIFEMACKALVDKYCLTKEGEVGPGRTNKGWEWREHKFVAHQGYLYRRIVRYAPSTLFSYPLGQTHSDQSFNQTNEDEEDLEDAEDSALLPQQQDVLRSTKVEIEQYIVYSRTYRVPMYCFRAWDEAGAPLSISLLLKLNILHPPSPPQPLGFGDFGAALDTLMLPPENLPGEDTSPFPLVQSTEHPTTGELVFSIHPCRIGGAVEEVLTTEGLGKGAQAGLEWLEVWMAMTSKIADLTYA, from the exons ATGCCCCCTCTCGTGCGTCGCTCAACCACAAGCTCAATCcccactctcctctccctcacGAAACTCGTACAACTTGTACCACGATCAGCTCAACAATGGTCCTCCTTCGGTGCAGCTACCCCGCCAATTGAGCCTGAAGATCCTCCCGACAGTCCTAAATTTTGGTGGAAGCTTGGCCTGAGTGTGGTTCTTGTGTTGGCCGGTGGAGTATTTGCCGG TTTGACTTTGGCTTTGATGGGTTCGGACGACTTGAACCTTCGGGTGCTCTCAACATCTTCCTGCAATCCCAAAGAGCGCAAAGCGGCGAACAAAGTATTGAGGCTTCTTGCCAGAGGTCGACATTGGGTATTGGTCGTGTTATTGTTGGGTAATGTC ATTGTTAATGAATCGCTACCCATCTTCCTAGATGATGTTCTCGGTGGTGGACTGTCTGCCATCATCGTGTCAACGACAATGATCGTCATTTTTGGCGAGATTATTCCTCAAGCT ATTTGCGTTAGATATGGCCTTTCTATTGGCGGCGTCTGTGCACCCGTGGTGTGGGCACTCATGATTCTCTTCGCGCCCATCGCATGGCCGATCGCAAAGCTCTTGGACCGTATCTtagggaaagatgaaggtcaTAC CTATAAGAAAGCAGAACTCAAGAGTTTCTTGCAGTTTCATCGTGAAGGCGAGGAGCCGCTGCGTGACGACGAA ATTGTGATTCTCAACAGCGTCCTTTCACTGAATGACAAGCACGCCAAGGAAATCATGACTCCTATTGAAGACTGCTtgatccttccttccaacaAAATTCTCAACCACGATACCATAGATGAGATCCTATTGTCAGGGTTCTCTCGAATCCCTATTCATGAGCCTGGTCAGAAAGACAACTTTATCGGAATGCTCTTAGTCAAAAAG CTCATATCTTACAATCCCGATGATGAATGGCCCGTGTCCAAgttccccctccttccGCTGCCGGAAGCCAAGCCTGAAATCAACTGTTTTCAGGCCCTGGATTACTTCCAAACTGGGCGAGCACATCTTATACTCATCAGTGACACACCTGGCCAAAGGGGAGGTGCTTTGGGAATCGTCAGCT TGGAAGATTTGATCGAAGA GATTATTGGTGAGGAAATT GTGGACGAGACTGATAGATATCAGGACAACCACTCTAAGAAGGCGGTCAAGAGGTCTGGTACAGCTGCTGTCATGC GTGGCATTATCGAGCGTCGCCGAGTTCTAAACGCATTCAGTCGAGCTCCGTCTCGATCCGATCCGCAGACACCTGTTGGCCTTAGCGGCCCCGATGGTAAAGGAGCCAATTCGACCAATGGTATCCTTGTTCAAGTATCTGAAGGATCCCTCATCGCTGAGACCGTTGACCTTTCCAACGACGGTGCGACTGCTGCAGCGGACCCCTCCAGACGATTGGTGATCAGTGCGGCTGAACCCATGAGCCCTATACAAGAGATCAGTACTAGCCCGGAGATCATGTATGAAGCTATACAGAATGGAAATAGGGAAAATGGTGTTCAGGAGGAAAGTAAAGATGTCAAGGATGCTAAGAGGA GCGCTTTAGATCAAGAAGCAAAAAATGGGTCAAACCTTGAATCTGAAGCATACCCAGATCATGAGATCTTTGAGATGGCCTGTAAAGCATTGGTGGATAAGTATTGTCTGacaaaagaaggggaagttGGGCCGGGGAGAACGAACAAAGGTTGGGAATGGAGGGAACATAAG TTTGTAGCCCACCAAGGGTACCTCTACCGCCGGATCGTACGTTATGCACCCTCTACTCTTTTCAGCTATCCTTTGGGCCAGACTCACTCGGATCAATCGTTCAACCAAACcaatgaggatgaggaagatttAGAAGACGCAGAAGACAGTGCCCTTTTgcctcaacaacaagaTGTACTGCGGTCAACTAAGGTTGAGATAGAGCAATATATCGTTTACTCTAGGACTTATAGAGTGCCCATGTACTGTTTCAGGGCTTGGGACGAAG CTGGAGCGcccctctccatctctcttcttctcaagtTGAACAtccttcaccctccttcACCCCCACAGCCCCTGGGTTTTGGCGACTTTGGGGCTGCCTTGGACACCCTCATGCTCCCTCCTGAGAATCTGCCAGGAGAAGACACAtcgccttttcctcttgTGCAGTCCACAGAACATCCCACGACCGGAGAGCTTGTCTTTAGTATACATCCTTGTAGAATCGGCGGGGCGGTTGAAGAAGTCTTAACGACGGAGGGACTGGGTAAAGGGGCTCAAGCCGGTTTGGAGTGGCTGGAAGTTTGGATGGCGATGACTAGCAAAATTGCCGACTTGACATACGCTTAA